Genomic window (Phycisphaerae bacterium):
GAGCGGCATGAAGGTCCCCGCGAACGGGGGTCTCAACCTGTCGTGCCTCGATGGCTGGTGGCCCGAGGCCTACAACGGCGAAAACGGCTGGGCGATCGGCGACGGGCGCGTCTACGACGACCTGGCCTACCAGGATCACGTCGAAAGCGAGTCGCTCTACAACCTGTTGGAACGGGAGATCGTCCCCCTGTTCTACGAGCGCACGATCGACGACCTGCCGCGCCAGTGGGTCGCCCGCATGAAGGAATCGATGAAGACCATCGTGCCGGTCTTCAACACCAACCGGATGCTGCGCGAGTACGCCGAGCGGATGTATCTGCCCGCCCTGCGCCGCGTCTGCAAGGTGCGCGCGGACGATTTCGCCATGGCCCGCGCGCTGTCCACCTGGAAGGACCGCCTCCGCAGTCACTGGCACGAGGTGCGGGTCGCCGAGGTGCAGGCCCCCGGGCACCAGATCCTCAAGGTCGGCGACCAGCTTCCGTTGCTCGTCCGTATTCGCCTCGGCCCGATTCCCCCCGAGGACGTCGCCGTCGAGGCCTACTGGGGTCCGCTCACCCCGGACGGCGAAATCACCAGCGGCTCAGCCGTGCGGATGAAGTACGCGCGCGCGGAATCCAACGGCGAGCACTGGTTCGAGGGCGCGGTCCCCTGCCAGGCCAGCGGCCGCAATGGCTACGCGATCCGCGTCGTCCCGTGCCACGAGGACCTGGCCGATCGCTACGATCAGGGCCTGGTCGTCTGGGGCTGAGCCAGAGCGCCGTCGGCCCCGTCCCCAGCCGCACCACCGCGAGAAGGCGCCCGAACGCCTTGCCCAGCGGGGTGCGCCGTCTCATGGCACCCGCGGTAGCCAGACCCGCATCGCGCCGACATCGCGATGACACCAGGCGTAATACGGCACCGCGACGAGCTTGACCGGTGCGTCCCCGCGCGTGGCCGTCCCGCGCAGGATCGTCACGCCGCCGAGCAGCGTCGGCACTGGTTCGGCCCGCAGCGCAGCATCATCGGGCAAGATCAGGTCCGCCACCTCGCCGCCGTTGTCCACCGCCTCGACGCAGTACATGATCGGCCCGCGCTGGAGCGCAACCCGGTCCACGTTGTCCTTCACCGCCGGATTGGCCACCACGCGTCGGACCGCCATCGGCAGCGCCAACTCGACCCGGTCGCCGGCCTGCCAGGTGCGCTTCACACGGGCGTAGCCGCGCTCAACGTCGAGCGGAACCGCCGCGTCGTTCACGCGCAGGGTCGGCTGTGCCGCCGGCTTCTCGAGGAAGTGATACAGGTCGCTCGGCACCGCCTGGTCGCCGGCCCAGCCGGGAATTCGCACGTACACTGTGAACTCGGCGGACTTCTCCGGCGTGATCGTCATCTGCACATTGCCGTCCCAGGGATACCGCGTCGCTTGCGTCAGCGCGACCGTCTGCCCGCCCAGCGGGATCTGGCCGCTGCCGGCGACAAACAGATTCACGTACACGGCGCCGTCGCCGACCGCGTACACGTAGCCGGGGACCGACGGCAGGAAGCGGACAACGTTGGTCGGGCAGCACGAGCAATCGAACCACGCCTGGCGCTTCGCCTTGCCATCCGACGCCAGCGGGTTCACGTAGAAGAAAAGGTCGCCGCTGAGCGAGACACCGGAGAGGAACCCGTTGTAGAGCACGCGTTCGAGCACGTCGACATACTGCGCGTCGCGGTGCAGCAGAAACATGCGCTGGTTCCACATGGCGTTCGCAATGGCCGCGCAGGTCTCGCAGTACGCCGTCGCGTTCGGCAGCTCGTAATCATCGCCGAAAGCTTCTTCACCACCGCGGGCCCCAATGCCGCCGGTCACGTACATGCGCTTGGCGACCATGTTCTGCCAGATGCGGTCGATGGCGCCAATGTAGCGCTCGTCGCCGGTCAGCGTCGCGACGTCGGCCATGCCGCAGTACATGTAGCCTGCCCGCACGGCGTGGCCGACGGGGTGGTCCTGCTCGAGCACGGGCTGATGGTCCTGCGCATACTCGCCGTACAGCTCGCGGTCATGGGCATAGCCGCGCTCGTCGAGGAAGAACTTCGCCAGGTCGAGATAGCGCCGCTCGCCGGTGAGGCGATAGAGCTTCGCGAGGCCAATCTCGATTTCCTGGTGTCCGGGGACGCCGTGGCGGGCCGTGGGCCCGAATTCGCGGGCGATGAGATCGGCGGACTTCAGCGCCACGTCGAGCAGCGTGCGCTTGCCGGTCGCCTGGAAGTGCGCGACCGCGGCCTCGTACAGGTGTCCCATGTTGTACAGCTCGTGACTCTGGGCCAGGTAGGACCAGCGCGTCGCGCCGCAGCCGTCCGGCGGGTTGTCGGGATTCAGGCGGCGGATCGTGTACAGATAGCCGTCCGGCTCCTGCGCCGCGGCGATCTTGGCGATCAGGTCGTCGAGGTACCTATCGAGTTGCGGGTCCGCCTGCACGGTCAACGAGTACGCCGCGCCTTCGATCACCTTGAACACGTCGGAATCGTTGAAGCGCAGGCCTTCGTGCTTGCCCGGCATGAGTCCGCCGGCCTTGGCGAAGTTGTCGATCCGCCCGGTCTCTTCACACTTCTTGAACGCAAAGGGGATCGTGACGCGGCGGTTCGTTTCCAGCCGCGGCGACCAGAACTCGTCCGTGAACTTCACGGCGGTGAACGGCACGGCGGTCACGGCCTGTGGTTTCACATCCTGGGCGCTGGCCAGTCCGGTTGCGCCGGCCGCACAGAGCACGGCCGGCATGATGCGACAGAGATTCATCATGGTTCCTCGCTCACTTCTGCGCCGGCGCCCGGGTGGCCTCCGGCACTACCCAGTCGTGCGCATCCGGGCCGTCGCCAATTGTCGGGAACGACGCGATACGCAGCCGGGCACAGCCCATCGGGATCAACGTTACGGTTTCAAGCGGCTCCTTGCTGCGCGCCGGGCTGGGCTGCAGCAGGCCAACCAGGCCGAGCGCGTCTTCTTTCCAGGCCGGGATCCGCCGCGCGGACGCCCGGAGCGCAACCGGAGCCGCCTCGGCGGTGAACGGCAGGTCATCCTCGGGCCAGGCCTGGGTGAGCACTTCGAACGACGCCGCCGGTTCGCCGGCCCTCAGGACCAGGCCGTAGTTCCACGGCGTGGTCGGCAGGATTTCATAGGCGGGCCAGGCATCCGTCCCGCCGGCGCGCACGATCTGCTCACCGATCTTCAGCGCGTAGGTCAGCGGGCCGCGCGACACGGAGACGCTGTCCTTGTTTTTGGTCCAGCGCTGGAGCGTGATCGACATGGGCAGGCACAGTTCCACACGGTCACCGTCCTGCCAGGTGCGCTCGACCACGATGTACCCGCGCGGCGCCGCCGGCAGCTTCTGCGGCTGACCGTTGACCTGCACCTCAGGCGCCGTGCACCAGCCCGGGACACGCAGATACAGAGGAAAACGCACCGCCTGCCGGACCGCCAGGCGGATCGCAATCCGGTCGTCAAACGGGTAGTTCGTGTCCGTCTGCAGCGTCACCTCGCCGTCCGGCCCGACGCGCACCTTGGCCACAGCGGGCGCATAGAGCGCGGCCGCCACGCCGTTGTCCGGCGTCGCCAGCCACAGGTGCTCGACGAAGTACGGCCAGGCCTGGCTGACATTGTGCTGACAGCAGCGATAGCGGTGCGGGTCGAAGGAGAACATGTCGCCGTCGTTCTGAATGCCCGGGGCCTTGTTGCCGCGGTCGCAGCGCACGAGGTTCGGCGACGTCAGGTAGTGCAGGGCTTTCTGGTCGGCGGTCATGGAGGCGGGCAGCGAGTCGAAGGTCACCTCTTCACAGCGGTCGGCCCAGATCGGGTCACCGCAAATCGTGAGCAGCATCTCGAACGAGCGCATGTACTCCGCCCACGTACAGGTCTCGGTGCCCTGGCGCGGGTCGATGTAGCCGGGCCGCGCGTTTTCGTCTGCGCCGAAGCCGCCGCCTGGCACCTGGCCGTAGATGCCCATGACTTCCGCGTAGTTGCGCTCGGCGGCGCGGAGGAACTTCGGATCCTTGGCCTGCTGGTAGTACACCGCCGGCCCCCGGAAGGCTTGCGCGATGTTCACGCCATGCCAGTCGGCGACCCCGTCGGTCCAGTTTGCGGTCCGGCGATGGATCTTCTCCGCCAGCTCCAGGAGGTACTTGTCACCGCGGATGTTGTAGAGCCAGTAGACGTTGGCGAGGTTGTCGGCGGCGCGCTGCTGCTGCCAGAACGGGAGCAGAAAGTCCTGCTCCGGCCAGTCCAGCTCCCAGCGGAAGAAGCCCGCCATCAAATCGAGCACCCGTTCGTCGCGCGTGAACTCATAGTACGAGCGCAGGGCGTCGAGCATGATCATGTGCGGCCAGACATCTGGTTTGCCGTCGAGGCTCGTGAGGTTGGCACGCGGGCCGAAATAGCCGCTCTCGGCCTGACTGGACAGCACGCCTTCAATCCAGACGCGTGCTTCCTTGATGATGCGCTCGTCGCGGAGGATGTAGCCCAGATTGCCGAAGCCGCGCAGCCAGTACGGCACCTCCTCCCAGCCGAAGTCGCCCTCGCCGGTCGGGCTCAACCACGCGTTGTGCTCTTTCCTCAGGAACTTGCTGATTTCCGTGAGATGCCCGATGAAGCCCTCCGCCTCAAGCTCCAGTTGCTTGCGCAACCAGCCGCGCGGCTCGATCTGCCCCACCGGCAGCTTCGAGAACGGACTGGGCAGGAGCGGCGGCTGGTTATGCACGTAGTGCGTATTGGCCGACTCCACCGGCGGCGCCGCCACCACCGACACCGCGTCCTGCGCGCTCACCATCGACATCGTGATCACCGACAGCATCAGGGCACCCAAACGATACGCACACATGCGGCTCTCCACATGGCCACGTCCCGCACGTGGCACGAGTCTTGCGATTTCCATCACTTCGTGCGGCGCGGCCTGACCGCAGCGCCGATCCTCCACGGCGCCGCGCCCGTCACGCGCTTGCCGTGGTCCCGCAGGATAGCCGGAATCCTCGCTCAGGGGACCATCTGAAACGGCGACCGCCAGCCGTTCGCGGAGGCAGGCACCAGGCGAATGTCACCCACGTTGTGTGCCCCCAATGCCCGCAACCACTTGATCCGCTCGTCCGGCGTGCGGCGGGTCGCCGCGCTCCCCGGTGGGCTGCCGCCGCCCACGCGTCCCGCGCCGTTGAAACCGGGCCGGGAGCGTGAACCGCGCACAGCCCCTCCGCACACCCACTTCCCCCGACCCGCCGCGAAATTACGCTCCCAAACTGAGGCATCGGGCTGCCCGCAGGCTGTGTTCACCGCTGTGTGGCGCGCGCCACGCAGCGCCGACGGCTGGCATGATACGCTCGGCCGCACACGCCGTCGATGCGCGCGGCGGGAGCGATTATCGGTCGAATCGGCGCTGGGCGCCGCCACGACCGAGAAAACCGCATTCCAATCATCGCTGTAATCTGTTATTCTGATGAGCGAGTCGGCCTTGACCCTCTTCTGACCGAAGAGGGAACGGGAGTCCTGTTCGTGCGTCTTGTACAGATCAGGCGCATAAGGAGCATCTCAATGCGTTCGTTCGGGTGCCGTTCTATGCTTGGGCTCGTAGCGACAATGCTCGTCATGGCCGCGGGGGTGCCCGCCGTTGGTGATGAGCTGTCCCTGAACATTGGAACCGACGGTGCTCTGCGCGCCACCGGGGGCAACGCGCCCACACCGCAAGTGATCGTCCGGGGCTACGATACTGAGAGCCTGGATGTGACTGTGCAGTTCCTGGGCTTGGACCTGGCGACGGAACTCACGGACCTCGGTGAGGTCATCCGCGTGAGCTGCCCGGACACGCCGCTGGCCGGCGCGGATGGCGCCCCGGCCCTGCCGGTGGTTCGCAAGCTCTTTGGGGTGCGCCCGGGGGCCCGAATCGACGTGACCGTCGACGAAGGCCCGACACTCTTCGTCGACCTGGCGGCGCTCGGGCTGCGGGGCGTCGTCGCTCCCGTGCAGGGGTATCCCAGCTTGGCGCCGGTGTCCGGTCAGGGCACGCGGCTGGACGCCGAACGGTACGCGGCGGACGCCTTTGAACCCGCGACCCCGGTGAACATCTCGCGCGTGGGTATCGCCCGCGGCCTGGAGCTGCACCTGCTCGAAGTGCGGCCGGTGCGGTACAACCCGGCGCAGGGCGCGCTTGCGGTCTGCCCGCAGATCGATATCGCGCTGCGTTTCGACGGCGGCGAGGACCTGAGCCACCTGGCGACGCCGCTTCCCGGCGTGGCGCAGACACTGCTGAACCCCCCGCCCGTGCAGCGCGACCAGCCGGACCGCGCCAAGATCCTGCTGATCATCACTGCCCAGGACTTCGCCGGCAGCGCTCCCCTGACCCAGTTCATTAATGCCAAGACCACGCAGGGTTACACCGTCTCCACATACACGGCCGTATCCGGCACGACGAACGTGACGATCAAGGCGTACATTCAGAGCCTGTGGCACACGGCCAACACGCCGGACTATGTGCTGATCGTGGGCGACGCCATCAGCAGCGCCGACGTGGCCGAATCCGAGACCATTCCAGTCTGGCGCGGCGGCGGCTCCAAGTTCAACTACACCGACGTGCCCTACGTGTGTCTGGACGCCGGAGACGACTGGATGCCCGACGTTCCACTCGGCCGCTTTCCGGTCGCCACGGTGGGCGAACTGCAGGCCATCGTGGACAAGGTGCTCTACGTGGAATCCGGCGCGTTCGCCGACCCAGACTACCTGAAGCGCGCGGCGTTCATCGCGGGCGTCGATCCGTACGCCGACGCCGAAACCTTGCACAACTACATCATCCTGACGTACATGCTTCCAAACAGCATCACGTCCAACCGCGTGTATGCGCTCAGCTACGGCGCCGACACGCAGGACGTGGCGGACGCGTTCAACGAGGGCATCTTCCTGGGCTCCTACTTTGGCCACGCCACCGCGACCGGCGGCTGGGGCAGCCCGGTCTTCGGCTACGGCGACATCGACAATCTCACGAACGCACAACTCTATCCCTTCCTGGTGAATTTCAGTTGCAGTTCGGCCGGCATCCACTATGTCGGCAGTCTGGGCTGCAATGAAAAATGGATGACGGTCGCGAACAAGGGCGCCGCGTCCGCCTACGGCACGACGCGCGAGCTCGAGCCGTACGCCTGGTCCACCTGGGGCAACCTGTACAAGTTCCTGTTCCAGGCTCTGTACAGTGACGGGACCCGGGAACTCGGCCCGCTGTGCCACGCCGCCGACCTCCTCTTCGTCACGTACTACGGCACGAGCGACCCCGTGTCGCGCGATTTCGTCGAGGAATTCGTCATTCACGGCGATCCGAGCATGGCGGTGCCCGCCCCGCCGGAGCCGCCACTGGGCAACTACCTGATCGTCGCCGCCTCCAACTACGTGAACTCCGCGCCGCTCAACCAGCTCATCGCGGCCCGCGAAGCGGACGGCTTCGTGGTCACCACCTATGCTGTTCCCGCTGGCACCAGCCGCGATTCGATCAAGGCCTACATCCAGAGCCTGTGGGGCACGGGCAACGCTCCCAACTATATCCTCATCGTCGGTGACACGAGCGGCGCGACCTCCACCGCCACGACGATCCCGCACTGGGTCGGCGGCGGCAGCAAGGCCGCGACGACCGACCTCCCCTACGCCTGCATGAACGGCAGCGGCGACTGGTACCCCGACATTGCGATCGGCCGCTTCCCCTGCACATCCGTGGCCCAGCTTCAGGCCATGGTTGACAAGACGCTGTTTGTCGAGGGCGGGTCGTACCCGAACCCCAACTACGTCCGGCGCGTGGCGTTCCTCGCCAACCCGGACACCTACAACACGGCTGAGCCGACCGCCGAATGGGTCATCTCGACCTACCTCGAACCGCGCGACTACGAGCCCGTCCGCATCTACGCGGCCCAGGGCGGCAACACGGCCGCCGTCACCGCCGCCGTCAATACGGGCTGCCTCTTCGTGACCTACATGGGCCACAGCGGCTCCAGCGGCTGGTGGGATCCAGCCTTCAACCAGAGCAACGTCAACGCGCTCACGAACGTCGGTCGCTACGGCCTCGTGTTCGGCTGGTCCTGCAACACGGCCCACTTCGACTACGACGAGTGCTTCGGTGAAACCTGGGTCCGCGGGGCCAGCAAAGGCGCCGCCGCCTACATCTCGGCGTCGAACTATATCTACTGGGGCAGCGTCGAGGCCTGGCTGCCGTCCGCCATCCTGGAGAAGGCGTTCTTCGGCTCGTTCTTCGCCAAGGACATCTGGCGCGTCGGCCCGGCCTGGAACGAAGCGCTGTACCAGTTCCTCGATGAGTACGGCCAGCCCGCCACCCCCGGCGGCTTGCCGACCCAGAACGCTGACATCATCCGCAACTTCTTCGAGGAATTCGTGCTGCTGGGCGACCCGGCGCTCCACCTGCCGCAGGGTGACGGCTTCGGCGTCACAGCCACGCCCGCCACGCAATCGCTCTGCTGTCCGCCGGCCACGCAGGCCTCCTACGTGGTCAGTGTCGCCAAGCTCGGCAATTTCGCGCAGGGCGTCAGCCTCAGCGTGTCCGGCGTCCCCGCCGGCGCCACCGCGAGCTTCACGAACAACGGGCTGCTGCCGCCCTACAATTCGACGCTCACGATCGGAAATCTGGCGAGCGCTCCCCCCGGCAGCTACACGCTGCAAATCACCGGCACGGGCGGCGGTGATCAGAAGAGCGTCAGCGTCACGCTGACGATCTCGAACACCGTCCCCGGCACCGTCACATTGTCGACGCCGCCCAATGGAGCGGTCG
Coding sequences:
- a CDS encoding glycoside hydrolase family 127 protein; this translates as MSMVSAQDAVSVVAAPPVESANTHYVHNQPPLLPSPFSKLPVGQIEPRGWLRKQLELEAEGFIGHLTEISKFLRKEHNAWLSPTGEGDFGWEEVPYWLRGFGNLGYILRDERIIKEARVWIEGVLSSQAESGYFGPRANLTSLDGKPDVWPHMIMLDALRSYYEFTRDERVLDLMAGFFRWELDWPEQDFLLPFWQQQRAADNLANVYWLYNIRGDKYLLELAEKIHRRTANWTDGVADWHGVNIAQAFRGPAVYYQQAKDPKFLRAAERNYAEVMGIYGQVPGGGFGADENARPGYIDPRQGTETCTWAEYMRSFEMLLTICGDPIWADRCEEVTFDSLPASMTADQKALHYLTSPNLVRCDRGNKAPGIQNDGDMFSFDPHRYRCCQHNVSQAWPYFVEHLWLATPDNGVAAALYAPAVAKVRVGPDGEVTLQTDTNYPFDDRIAIRLAVRQAVRFPLYLRVPGWCTAPEVQVNGQPQKLPAAPRGYIVVERTWQDGDRVELCLPMSITLQRWTKNKDSVSVSRGPLTYALKIGEQIVRAGGTDAWPAYEILPTTPWNYGLVLRAGEPAASFEVLTQAWPEDDLPFTAEAAPVALRASARRIPAWKEDALGLVGLLQPSPARSKEPLETVTLIPMGCARLRIASFPTIGDGPDAHDWVVPEATRAPAQK
- a CDS encoding glycoside hydrolase family 127 protein is translated as MMNLCRIMPAVLCAAGATGLASAQDVKPQAVTAVPFTAVKFTDEFWSPRLETNRRVTIPFAFKKCEETGRIDNFAKAGGLMPGKHEGLRFNDSDVFKVIEGAAYSLTVQADPQLDRYLDDLIAKIAAAQEPDGYLYTIRRLNPDNPPDGCGATRWSYLAQSHELYNMGHLYEAAVAHFQATGKRTLLDVALKSADLIAREFGPTARHGVPGHQEIEIGLAKLYRLTGERRYLDLAKFFLDERGYAHDRELYGEYAQDHQPVLEQDHPVGHAVRAGYMYCGMADVATLTGDERYIGAIDRIWQNMVAKRMYVTGGIGARGGEEAFGDDYELPNATAYCETCAAIANAMWNQRMFLLHRDAQYVDVLERVLYNGFLSGVSLSGDLFFYVNPLASDGKAKRQAWFDCSCCPTNVVRFLPSVPGYVYAVGDGAVYVNLFVAGSGQIPLGGQTVALTQATRYPWDGNVQMTITPEKSAEFTVYVRIPGWAGDQAVPSDLYHFLEKPAAQPTLRVNDAAVPLDVERGYARVKRTWQAGDRVELALPMAVRRVVANPAVKDNVDRVALQRGPIMYCVEAVDNGGEVADLILPDDAALRAEPVPTLLGGVTILRGTATRGDAPVKLVAVPYYAWCHRDVGAMRVWLPRVP